A window from Azoarcus sp. DD4 encodes these proteins:
- a CDS encoding carbon-nitrogen hydrolase family protein, whose amino-acid sequence MSTEPTAEDPADPIPPAPVRVAAVQTVSGPDVAANLREVAALIAAAADDGARLVALPEYFPLISADETAKVSLREREGQGPLQDFLAEAAARHGVWLVGGTIPMVASSDHKVRNTTLVFNDRGEQVVRYDKIHLFGFQRGAERYDEAATIEPGRQVVSFDSPAGRTGLSVCYDLRFPELFRAMGEPDLIILPAAFTYTTGRAHWEVLLRARAIENQCYVMAPAQGGRHPSGRVTWGHSMIVDPWGEVLACREEGWGFVAADVDFSRIASVRASLPALNHRCLPTAP is encoded by the coding sequence ATGAGCACCGAACCGACTGCCGAAGATCCTGCCGACCCGATTCCGCCCGCACCCGTGCGTGTCGCCGCGGTACAGACCGTATCCGGCCCTGACGTCGCCGCCAATCTGCGCGAGGTGGCTGCGCTGATCGCCGCGGCCGCCGACGACGGCGCCCGCCTGGTGGCGCTACCGGAGTATTTTCCGCTGATCAGTGCGGACGAGACGGCCAAAGTCAGCCTGCGCGAACGCGAAGGTCAGGGACCGCTACAGGATTTCCTCGCCGAAGCCGCGGCGCGGCACGGCGTCTGGCTGGTGGGGGGCACCATCCCGATGGTGGCATCGAGCGATCACAAGGTGCGCAACACCACGCTGGTGTTCAACGACCGTGGCGAGCAGGTGGTGCGCTACGACAAGATCCACCTGTTCGGTTTTCAGCGCGGAGCCGAGCGCTACGACGAGGCCGCGACCATCGAGCCCGGCCGCCAGGTGGTCAGTTTCGACAGCCCGGCGGGGCGCACCGGTCTGTCCGTCTGCTACGACCTGCGTTTTCCCGAACTTTTCCGGGCGATGGGTGAACCCGACCTGATCATCCTGCCGGCGGCCTTTACCTACACCACCGGTCGAGCACACTGGGAAGTGCTGCTGCGGGCGCGTGCGATCGAGAACCAGTGCTACGTGATGGCACCGGCGCAGGGCGGCCGCCATCCGAGCGGGCGCGTGACCTGGGGGCATTCCATGATCGTCGACCCGTGGGGCGAGGTGCTTGCCTGCAGGGAGGAGGGCTGGGGTTTTGTCGCCGCGGATGTCGATTTTTCGCGCATCGCTTCGGTTCGCGCCAGCCTGCCAGCCCTGAACCATCGTTGCCTGCCGACGGCCCCGTGA